The Poriferisphaera corsica DNA segment GGCGCCTGTGACTGCATGCAGTTCTTTCTGTCCATCATTCATGATGCCGCCCATCTTTATTTGATTCACCCCCCAATTAAAAATATACTTTTCAATCAAGCTTCTGATCGCCAGCCATGGGGAACTTTTCAACCACAGTTAATCTAATAGATGATTAGTCAATGCTACCTTTAAACAGTCCCATCACTTTACCGACCGTCGATTGCTGTAGATCATCTAACGCAACAATCGTTGCAACCAACTTATCCAGCATTTTGAAGAACTCCTCCATGTTCTTCATCCGTTCATCACAGAAAGCTTGTCTCTCACGACATTCGCCCTCACACCCATCCATATCCTTCAACATAGCGCGGCTCTCACCGACCGTACGTAACGCTTGATCAAACTCAGGCTTCTCACGCTCTTTCAACACATTACGAACGATCTTCCAAAAATCTGTCTCCGCTGTATAAAAATCCCGCCGATCACCCACAACAATCTTCTTATGCACCAACCCTAAACGATCAAGCGCCCGCACATGGGTACTCACCGCACCTTTCGTGACCCCTGACAGCTCAACTAACTGATTCAAACCCACCGGCCTATCCGACAGATAGACAACCCCATAAACCGCCCCCATCGCTTTCGGGAAGCCCCAGAACTGTGCAATCGTGCACATCCCCTGAATAAAATGCTCTCGCGATTCATTCAACACGCCATCTGCCTCATGCTGTTCATTCTGATTCATCATCCGCTTCGCTCCATTCATCTGCCCACTTTCATTTTCTTAACCATCCAATGGCTACATCTCTCTCCCATCGCACCCTAACACAAACACCTCTCAGATAAATCTCCAATCATCCCCCCTCACTCCCACTCCCACTCCCACTCCCACTCCCACTCCCACTCCCACTCCCACTCTTCAACTCAAATCTCAAATCTCAAATCTCAAACCCGCACCCGCACCCGCCGTGGCTATCAGTTGCAGTTGCACAGCGCCAGCGATAACAACACTGAAAATGACAAGCCTCTATACTTCATGTCGTTTAGTATATCCTAAACATTCTATATAATCAATATGCACTTCAAACTACCCACTACAAATCCCATGCCAAAAACATCAGATTCAGATTGCGCGCACAAACACGCTTTTTGGCTTCGATTTCGTGTGATTTTTTACCTTTTACCGACCCAACCTCGGCCTTTTCTAATCAAAGTTCGCTCCAAACCTGCTTAAACCGAGCCATTTTAGCTACGGGTATATCCCTAAAAACAGTATTCTGTGCGCCAAAACACGTGTATTACACACCTTTTGGTGTCATTTTCAGGCTAATTTAAAAGACCAATTCTCATTCCAGTTTACCCTCCCTAGTAGATGTCCGATCCCAAATAAGACAGGGTTTATCACCAAACACACCGCAGCTCCCTCATCATCCCACATACAACCGCACTTGATCATCAGCGCTCGGGCAACCTCACGCCGCCAAAAACACACAAAAGCATCTCAATCAATCGGCCATAACTAATGAACCCACAACGGTATACATTAAGGGGCATACCATGTCTACATATGATTCATTCCCAAACCGGATCCTCGATCAGGTCAACGATGGCGCATACTTCGTTGACCGCGAGCGACGTATCACTTTCTGGAGCAAAGGCGCCGAAAAAATCACCGGCTACAAAGCCGATCAAGTCATCGGTCGCCACTGCTATGACAACATTCTCATGCACGTAACTGACTGCGGCAAATGTCTTTGCAAATCTGGATGCCCACTTCAGGCTACGATCGATGATGGCATCGTACGTGATGCGGAGATCTTTCTTCATCATAAAGACGGCCACCGCATCCCCGTTCACGCGCACACCAACCCACTCCGAGATGACAAAGGACACATCGTCGGCGGTATCGAAGTCTTTTCTGACGAATCGTCCCAAGCTAATAACATACAAAGACTTAAGGATCTTGAAAAAGCAGCTATGATCGATCCGCTTACCAATATTGCGAACCGTCGTATGCTCTCCAGCACCCTGGAAATGCGATTTGCCGAGTTCAAGCGTAACGATTGGCAATTCGGCGTGATCCTCGTGGATATCGATAAGTTCAAAAATTTCAACGACTTACATGGACACCAAATCGGCGACCGCATCTTACAGCTCATCTCGCGCACCATGAAGCACGCCTGCCGTCGCTACGACCTTGTCGGCCGGTGGGGCGGTGAAGAATTCCTGATCGTAGTCGGACACACCGACACCAAGCAGATCGTCAAAACCGCAGAACGGTTGCGAGTCCTTGTGAATCAATCATTTATACAACACGCCGGTTGTCGGCTAACCGCCAGCATCTCGGCAGGCGTCACACTCGCCCTGCCCCACGATACGATCGAATCGCTTGTCAGCCGTGCAGATCAACTGCTCTACGAGAGCAAGCATCGTGGTCGCAATTGCGTGACATCCGATCTCATCCGTCCGGAATCGCATGAAAACGCCTCAAACGATGTACCGGCATGCTCTGTGGCATAACCGCGAACTACATGCTGTATCATCGGTGTTGGCAACGGGTTATTGCCTGCGGGAGCAAGCTCTATCGCATGATATCTGTCCACAATTGCCGCACATTTTTAACGATTCCCAGGCGCGTCATCACAAGACTTGCCAAGGTGGTGTTGTTCCGTAGAATTGGTGGAACCACTCGCCGGAGTGGCGGAATTGGCAGACGCGCCGGATTCAAAATCCGGTGCCCGTTAAGGGCGTGTGGGTTCGAGTCCCACCTCCGGCACTTAAATATCTCGAATTTTCGAATGACCTGATTTATCAAGTGATTCGAACACGAAAGGCGGCTTTTAGAGCGGCTTTTTTTGTGCGCAAATTTCCCCAATAACACTGTTTATTGTGACATCGAAATTGCTTGTCGATGTTTTGTTTGTACGCGCTTGTGTCGTCCGATATGAGGTTTGCTATGATCACCATTGTTCATTGTTTGCAAGTTCAGTGAAACATCTATCGCGGGGGGAGCGTAGTGAATATGATGCGAGTTGGTTGTGAGTGTTACGCGACCACACTGAACTATTACCAAAAAGTTTGTGAGCTTTATGTCGATCAACGGAACGATTTTGTTTAGTGCGTTTGAGCCTAGTGGTGATGCGCTTGCTTCGAGATTGATTACAGAATTGAAGCGTCGCCAGCCTGATGTAAGAATTATGGCGTTGGGTGGGCCACGGATGAAAGCTGCGGGCGCAGAGTTGATTGAAGTTACAACAGAACATGCGGTGATGCTAGCAGGTGCGTTAAAGCATGCGCATGAACATCATTTACGTTTAAAGCGTGTCGATGCGTGGTTAAAGGCCAACAAGATTGATGCGTTGGTGCCAACGGATTCACCGGCCGCGAACTGGGGGATTTGTAGGAAGGTTAGAAAACGCTGCCCTAATGCGAAGATTGTGCATCTGGCTGCGCCGCAATTATGGGCATGGGCGCCATGGCGGATCCGTAAGTTGCGTAAGTTGACGGATCATGTTTTGTGCCTACTTCCATTTGAAGAAAAGTGGTTTGGTGATCGCGGGGTCGATGCAACGTTTGTCGGGCATCCACTGTTCGAATCGGAACACGCGAAAGTTGAACGCGGCGTTGATGGGAAGAATGAAGATGATGCGGTATTAAATCTTGAGGGCGAGCCGAAGGTTGCGCTTTTGCCGGGCTCACGTCCGAGTGAGATCACGAAGAATTGGCCGACGATGCTAGCGGCGTATGAAGCGCTTAAAGCGAAGCATCCTGGGATGCGTGCGGTGGTTGCGGCATCGGATGAGTTGCGGCAAGCAGCGATCGTTGATTTATGTGGCGGCAAGTTGCCGAATGGGATGACGATTGAGACGTCGCGTGCGGGGCTGGTTTTGGATTGGGCTGATATTGGATTGATCGTTTCAGGCACAGCGACGTTGCAGGGCGTGACGCATCGGTTGCCGATGGTGTCGCTGTATAACGTATCGAAGATGGGTTGGAACATTCTGGGCCGTTGGTTGATTCGTAACAGACCGCTGACACTGCCAAACTTGTTGAGCCAACATGTGATGGGTGAGAATGCCACAACGGAATTGATTCCACACTTCGGCGAGGTTGAGCCGGTGGTTGATGCGTTGGAGCCGTTGATGACTGAGGGTGAGGCAAGGAATCGCCAAGTGAAAATATTTGAAACCGTCTGCGACAGATTTGTTGGCAGACAGTTTAGTGTTGATGCTGCGGATCAGTTCATGAAAGTGATGAGGCGATAGGTCGGTAGAGAAGACCGGCGACTTGTCCCCGGGAAGTGTCGCGGCTATTGGAGCGACAGGGTCAGGGTGAATGTGCGCTGACGAATCTGTGAACTGTTCGCTTGCAAATCAGGGACGATTCAAAATAGCTCAGCCCGATAAGTTGAAGCGATGGTAAGAATATCGGACGATTACTTAGGGCGGGCAAGTAAAACCTGAAAAAATATCAAAAAGATAAGGCGGCTGTCATGACAGCCGCCTTACTTGTAGCTCCGTGGCGAATTGAGAAAATTTTTAATGCATCTGTCGAAAATCGGAGCGACAGATATTTGATTCGTGTTAGAGCGTTTCTTATCTCTGCCGCGTTGGTGTGAATACCTAGGAGATTCATGTGGTTTTTTAAACCTGCTGCCGGGAGATAAGTCCAACAGTTTTATGAGATCTTACGCGGTACGCTCTATTGCCGAGCACAAGCTCGACGGGTTTAATCTACGAAAGATTATTTTTTCTTCTTGGTCACTTTTTTCTTCTTAGCGACTTTTTTCTTAGCTTTTTTCTTGGTTGCTTTCTTTTTAGCTACCTTTTTCTTAGCTTTTTTCTTGGTCGCTTTCTTCTTTGCTACTTTCTTCTTAGCTTTCTTCTTAGTAGCTTTTTTCTTTGAGGCCTTCTTCTTAGAAGCTTTCTTCTTGGAAGCCTTCTTCTTAGTTGCCTTCTTCTTAGTAGTTTTCTTCTTAGCAGCCTTTTTCTTGGTTGCTTTCTTCTTGGAAGCTTTCTTCTTAGCCATGGCTTTAATTCCTTTCAATCAACCTTCGGAGCTAGTTGATTCATCAAATGTAACGAGTATACAAAAAGTAAGTCAACAAAAATATTTGATGCGCCAAATTTATCGGCATGAAAAGTTACATCTCTTGAGTGGAATTTGATCAGTAAAGGTTTGAAAGTGGTTGTTGTCATGGTTTAACGAAGCTGTTTGATGTTGATGTTGCGTGTTGCGTGATGGTTGATTGTGTTGTTGTTACGTTTGTTTGTTGTTGTATGTATACATGTTTGAAATGCGCGATCATATGATCGTCATGATGTGTTTGATTACATGTAAACATGTGATTCATGATGTTGCGTTATGTTTTCTACACTGAAATAAAAGTGCATTTAGAGGCAGCTACGCTGCATTTTGAGTTGTTTGTTCCCATGAATGGGATAAGTCACACATGATATTCCCAAGTCACATATCGTTCGTTGCCTATCGCTATTCAACATACGAATTAAACGAAGAAACACGTTGGATGTGTGCGCGATTCATGAGACATGACGTGCTTGTTTATGCTTGATGGTGATGTGTTGTTGCATGAAACGATGAAGTGAAAAAAAAATTTCGTTTTATGTTTATACGGACGCTTTTGTGTGGTGATTTTGATTGCTAACGATCAAAAATATTTTGAGATGATGTCAATGCTAGCTGATGAATGATGCTGAGATGTTTAAATGTTGATGATATGCGTGCAGTAAACGTTGCATCTCATTGGATAAAGAAACAGGCTGCTGATTAAATTCAGCAGCCTGCACATGTTGGTTATAAGGAGGTTGGATTAGTCTTCTTCATCTTGAGGTTTGTATTCAGACATGACTTGCTGCTGAACATTGGATGGAACTGCATCGTAGTGATCGAATTCCATCGCGAATGAGCCTTGCCCGCCTGTTACAGACTTGAGTTGTGAGTGATAGTTGGTGACTTCGGATAGTGGAACGATGGCTTTGATGAGTGCTTGATCTCCGGGAAGCATGTCGGTGCCTTGGATACGTCCGCGTTTACCGGACAGGTCGCCGGTGATATCGCCCATATATTGGTTGGGAACGGTTACTTCAACATTAACGAGTGGTTCAAGCAGAACAGGTTTAGCGGCATTGATGGCTTGTTTGAAAGCAGTCTTGCCTGCGGAGATGAATGCGATCTCTTTTGAATCGACTGGGTGATATTTGCCATCATAAACGGAGACTTTGATA contains these protein-coding regions:
- a CDS encoding GbsR/MarR family transcriptional regulator, which translates into the protein MMNQNEQHEADGVLNESREHFIQGMCTIAQFWGFPKAMGAVYGVVYLSDRPVGLNQLVELSGVTKGAVSTHVRALDRLGLVHKKIVVGDRRDFYTAETDFWKIVRNVLKEREKPEFDQALRTVGESRAMLKDMDGCEGECRERQAFCDERMKNMEEFFKMLDKLVATIVALDDLQQSTVGKVMGLFKGSID
- a CDS encoding sensor domain-containing diguanylate cyclase, which encodes MSTYDSFPNRILDQVNDGAYFVDRERRITFWSKGAEKITGYKADQVIGRHCYDNILMHVTDCGKCLCKSGCPLQATIDDGIVRDAEIFLHHKDGHRIPVHAHTNPLRDDKGHIVGGIEVFSDESSQANNIQRLKDLEKAAMIDPLTNIANRRMLSSTLEMRFAEFKRNDWQFGVILVDIDKFKNFNDLHGHQIGDRILQLISRTMKHACRRYDLVGRWGGEEFLIVVGHTDTKQIVKTAERLRVLVNQSFIQHAGCRLTASISAGVTLALPHDTIESLVSRADQLLYESKHRGRNCVTSDLIRPESHENASNDVPACSVA
- a CDS encoding lipid-A-disaccharide synthase — its product is MSINGTILFSAFEPSGDALASRLITELKRRQPDVRIMALGGPRMKAAGAELIEVTTEHAVMLAGALKHAHEHHLRLKRVDAWLKANKIDALVPTDSPAANWGICRKVRKRCPNAKIVHLAAPQLWAWAPWRIRKLRKLTDHVLCLLPFEEKWFGDRGVDATFVGHPLFESEHAKVERGVDGKNEDDAVLNLEGEPKVALLPGSRPSEITKNWPTMLAAYEALKAKHPGMRAVVAASDELRQAAIVDLCGGKLPNGMTIETSRAGLVLDWADIGLIVSGTATLQGVTHRLPMVSLYNVSKMGWNILGRWLIRNRPLTLPNLLSQHVMGENATTELIPHFGEVEPVVDALEPLMTEGEARNRQVKIFETVCDRFVGRQFSVDAADQFMKVMRR